From the Lentisphaera araneosa HTCC2155 genome, the window CGCGGCAAGCTTCAGGTATCTGTTGTAATATTTGGCCGTTCAACTCCAGTAGAAGTTGAATACGATCAAGTAGAAAAAAATGACTTCGACTAGGTCCATTAGTCAAATTATTATCTGTTAAGGGAAGGATATGGCTAAAAAAGTAAAAGGTTATATAAGACTTCAAATTCCAGCTGGCAAGGCGAACCCGGCTCCTCCAGTGGGACCTGCGCTTGGTGCACAGGGTGTGAATATTATGGAATTCTGTAAAGCGTTCAACGCTCAAACTCAGAGCGAAGCGGGAATGATTATTCCTGTTGTGATTACAGTTTTTCAAGATCGCTCATTCACATTCATCACCAAATCGCCTCCCGCTCCTGTACTTATTAAAAAGTACGCTGGTTTAGCTTCCGGTTCACAAAAACCCGGTTCTGGATTTGTAGGTAAAATCTCTGTAGATCAACTCAAAGAAATCTATGAGATTAAAAAGAAAGATATGAAAGCAAACACAGAAGAAGCAGCCGTTAGAATGCTCGAAGGCACTTGCCGTAGCATGGGTGTGGAGGTTGTATCATGAAGCGTTCAAAACTTTATAATGCAAGACTCGAAAAAGTCGATATGAACAAAGCTTATGGCATCAAAGAAGCATTTGAGACTCTCAAATCACTTCCAGCTGTAAAGTTTGATGAATCTGTTGATATCGCTTTTAAATTGGGTATTGATACTAGACAGCCAGAACAAAACGTTCGTGGAGCTCTTTCGCTTCCAAACGGTACTGGTAAAAATGTCACAGTTGTGGTAATCGCAGACGGAAACAGTGCAGACGAAGCAAAAGCTGCTGGTGCTGACTATGCTGGTTTCGATGAGCTGATTGCAAAAATTAAAGATGGCTGGCTTGATTTCGACGTTCTTATTGCTACTCCGGCAGCAATGAGTAAAGTACGTACTCTTGGTCGCGCTTTAGGTCCACGCGGTTTAATGCCAAATCCGAAGACTGGTACTGTTACAGATGATGTAGCTGGTGCTGTTAAAGCTTCTAAGGGTGGTCGTGTTGAATATCGTGCAGACAAAGGTGGAGCAACTCACGTTCTCGTTGGAAAACTTTCCTTCGACGCTGACAAACTCACTGAAAACGCGCAAGCAATTGTTGAAGCAATTGTTAAAGCTCGTCCATCAGCTACAAAAGGCACTTACGTAGTAAGCTGCACTGTAAGTAGCACAATGAGCCCTGGTCTAAAAATTGATCTTAAGGACTTAGTGTAATTATGAGACAAGAAAAAACTATTCTCGTTGACCATATCCAAACGATTTTGGATGAGTCTAATAATTTCTTTCTTATCTCG encodes:
- the rplK gene encoding 50S ribosomal protein L11, with the translated sequence MAKKVKGYIRLQIPAGKANPAPPVGPALGAQGVNIMEFCKAFNAQTQSEAGMIIPVVITVFQDRSFTFITKSPPAPVLIKKYAGLASGSQKPGSGFVGKISVDQLKEIYEIKKKDMKANTEEAAVRMLEGTCRSMGVEVVS
- the rplA gene encoding 50S ribosomal protein L1, whose translation is MMKRSKLYNARLEKVDMNKAYGIKEAFETLKSLPAVKFDESVDIAFKLGIDTRQPEQNVRGALSLPNGTGKNVTVVVIADGNSADEAKAAGADYAGFDELIAKIKDGWLDFDVLIATPAAMSKVRTLGRALGPRGLMPNPKTGTVTDDVAGAVKASKGGRVEYRADKGGATHVLVGKLSFDADKLTENAQAIVEAIVKARPSATKGTYVVSCTVSSTMSPGLKIDLKDLV